In Bordetella holmesii ATCC 51541, the following proteins share a genomic window:
- a CDS encoding eamA-like transporter family protein encodes MTAIRRPLDGLATGAMVVLCLCWAAKQIAIKAVAADVAPLLQIGLRSAFAAAVLGLVVLRTQGTGFWRDGSLRPGLGVGVLFALEFVFVALGLHYTTASHMAVFLYTSPIFAALGLHAWVPGERLRPLQWLGVTLAFAGIALTFLGKHSPTDTAPDMLLGDLLGILAGAAWGMTTVGIRASRLSEAPASKTLFYQMVCAALILPLLHGVMGGAAATWTVTALYSLLFQSVVVALMSYLAWFWLLRRYLATRFSMWSFLTPLFGVGLGVILLDDPLDGHFAAGAALVLAGITLVSAAGTLQTWWARRRCR; translated from the coding sequence ATGACCGCCATCCGCCGGCCGCTCGACGGTCTGGCCACGGGCGCCATGGTGGTGCTGTGCCTGTGCTGGGCGGCCAAGCAGATTGCCATCAAAGCGGTCGCAGCCGATGTCGCGCCGCTTTTGCAGATCGGCCTGCGCTCGGCGTTTGCCGCGGCCGTCCTCGGCCTGGTAGTGCTGCGCACGCAAGGCACCGGTTTCTGGCGCGACGGCAGCCTGCGGCCCGGGCTGGGTGTCGGCGTGCTGTTTGCGTTGGAGTTCGTGTTCGTGGCGCTGGGCTTGCACTACACCACCGCCTCGCACATGGCAGTGTTTCTATACACGTCCCCGATCTTCGCCGCACTGGGCCTGCATGCCTGGGTGCCGGGTGAACGTCTGCGGCCGCTGCAATGGTTGGGCGTGACCCTGGCGTTCGCCGGCATCGCGCTGACGTTTCTGGGCAAACATTCCCCCACCGACACCGCGCCCGATATGCTGCTGGGCGACCTGCTGGGCATCCTAGCCGGAGCAGCGTGGGGCATGACGACGGTGGGCATACGCGCCAGCCGGCTGTCAGAGGCTCCCGCCTCCAAAACGCTGTTCTATCAGATGGTCTGCGCGGCGCTGATCCTGCCCTTGCTGCACGGCGTGATGGGAGGTGCTGCCGCTACGTGGACCGTGACCGCGCTCTACAGCCTGCTGTTTCAAAGCGTGGTGGTAGCGCTCATGAGCTATCTGGCCTGGTTCTGGTTGCTGCGCCGCTATCTGGCCACGCGATTTTCGATGTGGTCTTTTTTAACGCCGCTATTTGGCGTGGGCCTGGGCGTCATCCTTCTCGATGATCCCTTGGACGGACATTTTGCCGCTGGCGCGGCGCTGGTGCTGGCCGGCATCACGCTGGTGAGCGCCGCCGGCACCCTGCAAACCTGGTGGGCCCGCCGGCGCTGCCGTTGA
- a CDS encoding pyridine nucleotide-disulfide oxidoreductase family protein: MAFDFDLYVIGAGSGGVRAARFAAGFGARVAVAESRYLGGTCVNVGCVPKKLLVYGAHFSEEFEQASGFGWTPGHPGFDWHTLIQNKNREIERLNGIYRNLLVNSGVALHEGHARIVDPHTVEINGQRHTAERILVATGGWPFVPDIPGKEHAITSNEAFFLKKLPRRVLVVGGGYIAVEFASIFNGLGADTTLAYRRELFLRGFDQSVREHLRDELQKKSMTLRFNSDVARIDKLPDGTLAATFVDGSVLETDSVFYATGRRAMLDNLGLENTSVSLNKQGYIEVNDLFETAEPSILALGDVIGRVPLTPVALAEGMAIARRLFRPAEYRPVDYDLIPTAVFSLPNIGTVGLTTEEAVKRGHRVKRFESRFRPMKLTLTDSQERTLMKLVVDADTDRVLGCHMVGPDAGEIMQGLAVALKAGATKRVFDETIGIHPTAAEEFVTMRTPVAD, translated from the coding sequence ATGGCTTTCGATTTCGACCTCTATGTCATCGGCGCGGGCTCGGGCGGGGTACGTGCGGCGCGGTTTGCCGCCGGTTTCGGCGCGCGCGTCGCGGTAGCGGAGAGCCGCTACCTGGGCGGGACCTGCGTCAACGTCGGCTGCGTGCCCAAAAAACTGCTCGTCTACGGCGCTCATTTCAGCGAAGAGTTCGAGCAGGCCAGCGGTTTTGGCTGGACACCCGGACACCCCGGGTTTGACTGGCACACCCTGATCCAGAACAAAAACCGCGAAATCGAACGTCTCAATGGCATCTATCGCAATCTGCTGGTCAACAGCGGCGTGGCGTTGCACGAAGGCCACGCTCGCATCGTCGATCCCCATACGGTCGAGATCAACGGTCAGCGGCACACGGCCGAACGCATTCTCGTGGCCACCGGCGGCTGGCCATTCGTGCCGGACATCCCCGGCAAGGAACACGCCATTACCTCCAACGAGGCGTTCTTCCTGAAGAAATTGCCCCGCCGCGTGCTGGTGGTCGGTGGCGGCTATATTGCCGTCGAGTTTGCCTCTATCTTCAATGGTCTGGGTGCGGATACCACGCTGGCGTACCGGCGCGAGCTGTTCCTGCGCGGATTCGACCAGAGCGTACGCGAGCACCTGCGCGACGAGCTGCAGAAAAAATCAATGACTCTGCGCTTTAACAGCGACGTCGCCCGGATCGACAAATTGCCCGACGGCACGCTCGCGGCGACCTTCGTCGATGGCTCCGTGCTCGAAACCGACAGTGTTTTCTATGCCACCGGCCGGCGTGCCATGCTGGACAACCTGGGCCTGGAAAACACCTCGGTCAGCCTCAACAAACAAGGCTATATCGAGGTCAATGACCTGTTCGAGACCGCCGAACCCTCGATCCTGGCGTTGGGCGATGTGATCGGACGCGTGCCGCTCACGCCGGTCGCCCTGGCAGAAGGCATGGCCATCGCCCGCCGCCTGTTTCGCCCTGCGGAGTATCGCCCGGTGGACTATGACCTCATCCCCACGGCCGTCTTCAGCCTGCCCAATATCGGCACCGTAGGCCTGACCACCGAAGAGGCCGTCAAGCGAGGCCACCGCGTCAAACGCTTCGAAAGTCGTTTCCGTCCGATGAAGTTGACGTTGACCGACTCCCAGGAGCGCACACTCATGAAGCTGGTGGTCGACGCCGACACTGACCGTGTCCTGGGTTGCCACATGGTCGGCCCCGACGCGGGCGAAATCATGCAAGGCCTGGCGGTGGCCCTGAAGGCCGGCGCCACCAAGCGTGTCTTCGACGAAACCATAGGCATCCATCCCACGGCCGCCGAAGAGTTCGTCACGATGCGCACG
- a CDS encoding putative membrane protein, producing the protein MQAETGFFGSAGAALGQGIKWVAEALRWLFGGFFGALGEFFAGMAAALGMSPNIMNFALLLIGLLMLWAGIKAFARRSILSGVFWLVLCALLLGALTG; encoded by the coding sequence ATGCAAGCAGAAACAGGTTTTTTCGGTAGCGCCGGCGCGGCGTTGGGGCAGGGCATCAAATGGGTGGCCGAGGCGTTGCGCTGGTTATTCGGCGGCTTTTTCGGTGCGTTGGGTGAGTTTTTCGCCGGCATGGCCGCGGCGCTGGGCATGAGCCCGAACATCATGAATTTTGCCCTGTTATTGATCGGCCTGTTGATGCTGTGGGCGGGGATCAAGGCGTTTGCGCGGCGTTCGATTTTGAGCGGCGTCTTCTGGCTCGTGCTCTGCGCGCTGCTGCTGGGTGCATTGACGGGTTAG
- a CDS encoding bacterial regulatory s, gntR family protein, which yields MEDTLTRLVLLDAPLLPGAVPLQRQLLQRLKTAILEGRLAPGTRLPASRNLAEALSISRNTVSIAYEHLAAEGYVQADRQGTRVATLTRQRRPAATTVSTEPVRVARRLERLVATPRGTGSYLALRPGQPALAHFPAAAWRRALDRAMRDGGGEALAYGEPAGEPHLRAAIARYLGVARGVHCLPEQVIITEGTQEARALAVRLLADPGDIAWVEDPGYRGARTAFFAGDLDVRPKGVDNDGLCVDARDWADAAPRLIYVTPSHQYPTGGVMPAARRLDLIAQARQHQAWIIEDDYDSEFRHHGEPIAAMQGMTPQAPVLYIGSFSKTMFPSLRMGFAVLPECLVDATRIGIAELLRGGHRYEQLALADFIESGEFSRHLGRMRSLYRERQQALRAALTRHLDIDHTVEGGQCGLHLTLRLPVEYPDHLIASAGPAHGMQPQALSAFALAAPQNGLVLGYGNTAADLFDPLSRRLARLITQARQT from the coding sequence ATGGAAGACACCCTGACCCGCCTCGTCCTGCTGGATGCGCCATTGCTGCCGGGTGCCGTACCGCTGCAACGCCAATTGCTTCAGCGTCTGAAGACAGCCATCCTCGAAGGGCGCCTAGCGCCGGGAACACGGCTGCCCGCCTCACGGAACCTGGCCGAAGCGTTGTCGATTTCGCGCAACACGGTCTCAATTGCCTACGAACACCTGGCCGCTGAAGGCTATGTGCAGGCCGACCGCCAAGGCACGCGCGTGGCAACGCTCACCCGCCAGCGCAGGCCGGCCGCGACGACGGTCTCAACAGAACCCGTACGTGTGGCCCGGCGGCTTGAACGCCTGGTGGCCACGCCGCGAGGCACCGGCTCATACCTTGCGCTACGCCCCGGCCAGCCGGCCTTGGCTCACTTTCCGGCTGCTGCCTGGCGCCGCGCACTGGATCGCGCCATGCGCGATGGCGGCGGCGAGGCGCTGGCCTACGGGGAACCTGCCGGAGAGCCACATTTACGTGCGGCCATCGCACGCTACCTGGGCGTGGCCCGTGGTGTGCACTGCCTGCCCGAGCAGGTCATCATCACCGAAGGCACACAGGAGGCTCGGGCGCTGGCCGTGCGGCTGCTGGCCGACCCGGGCGACATTGCCTGGGTGGAAGATCCCGGGTACCGCGGCGCAAGGACCGCTTTTTTTGCCGGCGACTTGGACGTGCGGCCCAAAGGCGTGGACAACGACGGATTGTGCGTTGACGCGCGTGATTGGGCCGACGCTGCGCCGCGCCTGATCTATGTGACGCCGTCGCACCAATACCCCACCGGCGGGGTCATGCCCGCGGCCCGCCGGCTTGACCTCATCGCCCAGGCGCGCCAGCACCAGGCGTGGATCATCGAAGATGATTACGACAGTGAGTTCCGCCACCACGGCGAACCCATCGCCGCCATGCAGGGCATGACGCCGCAGGCACCGGTGCTCTATATCGGAAGCTTCAGCAAAACGATGTTTCCGTCATTGCGCATGGGCTTTGCCGTGTTGCCCGAATGCCTGGTCGACGCCACCCGGATAGGGATTGCCGAACTGTTGCGCGGTGGGCACCGTTATGAACAACTAGCCTTGGCGGATTTCATCGAAAGCGGCGAATTCAGCCGCCACCTGGGTCGTATGCGGAGCCTGTACCGCGAAAGGCAACAAGCGTTGCGCGCCGCGCTGACCCGCCATCTGGACATCGACCACACCGTCGAGGGCGGGCAGTGCGGCCTGCACCTGACCCTGCGTCTTCCCGTGGAATACCCCGACCATCTCATCGCCAGCGCCGGCCCGGCCCACGGCATGCAGCCTCAGGCGCTGTCGGCCTTCGCGCTGGCCGCGCCACAAAACGGCCTGGTATTGGGCTATGGCAATACGGCAGCCGACCTGTTCGACCCTCTATCGCGACGCCTGGCGCGGCTCATCACGCAGGCGCGGCAAACCTAA
- a CDS encoding putative thioredoxin: MDQTDIDDGTADRSLLDAPGISLVVFHSQGCPNCRVARERLPRFELPAERIFWVDAGRNGGLVERYEVFHLPAIHVVRDGAYYGPISAQLADWDLRQQIAQALDNHPAELP; the protein is encoded by the coding sequence ATGGACCAGACCGATATCGACGACGGCACCGCCGACCGTAGCCTGCTCGACGCCCCCGGTATCTCGCTGGTGGTTTTCCATAGTCAGGGCTGCCCGAACTGCCGCGTGGCGCGCGAGCGCCTGCCCAGGTTCGAACTGCCTGCCGAGCGCATTTTCTGGGTCGATGCAGGCCGCAATGGCGGGCTGGTCGAGCGCTATGAGGTCTTTCACCTGCCCGCCATCCATGTCGTGCGCGACGGCGCCTATTACGGCCCCATCAGTGCGCAATTGGCGGACTGGGATCTGCGTCAGCAAATCGCGCAGGCCCTGGACAACCACCCGGCCGAGTTGCCATGA
- a CDS encoding acetyltransferase domain protein: MALLNSFDQPVGETLPGWTARPRPPRTPLEGRFCRLEPLDAERHAADLFAAYSAAPDGRDWTYLAVGPFVTQQAYRTYCEQAAQSDDPMHFAVIDRASGRAVGTLAFMRIDVANGVIEVGSVTFSGALRRTPISTEAQFLFMRRAFDELGYRRYEWKCDSLNAPSRQTAARLGFQFEGIFRQAVVYKGRTRDTAWFSITDAQWPARRAAFEQWLAPENFDAQGRQRARLQDLRVEAG, translated from the coding sequence ATGGCCCTGCTCAATTCCTTTGACCAGCCTGTTGGCGAAACCTTGCCGGGCTGGACGGCGCGGCCCCGTCCGCCGCGCACGCCTCTGGAAGGCCGTTTCTGCCGTCTCGAGCCTCTGGATGCCGAGCGGCACGCGGCGGATCTGTTTGCCGCATACAGCGCGGCCCCGGACGGCCGCGATTGGACCTATCTTGCCGTTGGCCCGTTTGTCACGCAGCAGGCCTATCGCACGTATTGCGAACAGGCGGCGCAGAGCGACGACCCCATGCATTTTGCCGTCATCGACCGTGCCAGCGGACGTGCCGTGGGCACGTTGGCATTCATGCGTATCGACGTGGCCAATGGCGTTATAGAGGTGGGCAGCGTGACCTTCTCCGGGGCGCTTCGACGCACTCCCATCTCCACGGAGGCACAGTTTCTCTTCATGAGGCGCGCATTTGACGAGCTGGGCTACCGGCGCTACGAATGGAAGTGCGACAGCCTGAACGCGCCTTCCCGGCAGACGGCTGCCCGGCTGGGCTTTCAGTTCGAAGGGATATTTCGCCAAGCGGTGGTCTACAAGGGCCGCACTCGCGACACGGCTTGGTTCTCCATCACCGATGCGCAGTGGCCTGCTCGGCGCGCGGCCTTTGAGCAGTGGCTCGCGCCGGAAAACTTCGACGCCCAAGGCCGCCAGCGCGCGCGCCTGCAGGACCTGCGTGTCGAGGCCGGGTAA